In Leptospira sp. WS58.C1, a single genomic region encodes these proteins:
- a CDS encoding FKBP-type peptidyl-prolyl cis-trans isomerase, whose amino-acid sequence MNLKRIYILTAILISAFVLSLGVFAQGQNGLVIKDIKKGTGKEAFNGSNVTVHYTGWLTNGKKFDSSKDRGTPFRFDLGAGQVIRGWDKGVQGMKEGGIRKLTIPPEMGYGSSGAGTIPPNSTLIFEVELIKVY is encoded by the coding sequence ATGAATTTAAAAAGAATCTATATACTAACTGCTATTTTAATCTCAGCATTCGTTTTAAGCCTAGGTGTATTTGCTCAAGGGCAGAACGGTCTTGTGATTAAGGACATCAAAAAGGGTACAGGAAAAGAGGCCTTCAATGGGTCTAACGTAACCGTTCATTATACTGGGTGGCTTACCAACGGAAAAAAATTTGATAGCTCCAAAGATAGAGGGACTCCCTTTCGTTTTGATTTGGGTGCTGGACAGGTGATCCGAGGTTGGGACAAAGGAGTCCAAGGTATGAAAGAAGGTGGGATCCGTAAATTGACCATCCCTCCTGAAATGGGCTATGGAAGTTCCGGAGCTGGTACAATCCCTCCGAATTCTACGCTGATTTTCGAAGTAGAATTGATCAAAGTTTACTGA